A segment of the Nitrosopumilus sp. genome:
ACTAACGTTATCGCCATCATCGGTATTTGCAGGATCCAGTCCATTGGATCCCAAATGAAGTTTGGGTCATAGTTTGGACTAAATGACCATGAATTGGGGGTCACTACCATAGAATAGATTGTGCTTATCACTCCGACCATTCCGACATAGACTATCAGCAAGTATTTTCTGAGTTGTTTTACCTTGTAAAATGCAATTATGTCCAATATAGGAATTACAGAATAGATTGTCTGTCTGGTTATGCTTACTGGACCATCTGCAGGCATGCCATAAATTTTCATTTTAGCCTATTTAGGATTGCGTACGAATTCTTCCAATCTTTTACTCAGGTAAGCCTAATCTTCATTTTCTGTTCTTCCATTTCTTAATCATAAAGAATCCGATTACAATCCCTGCAAGGCTCAAACTGGCAAAAGTGTACAACAGACTCAAACCTGCTCCTGATTCTCTGAAGTCAAGGGATCCGGGGGATTCTGGAACACACAGTCCGTCTTCGACTTTCATGTGATTTCCACATGAGAGCATTTCATCCCGGCTTTGCATTAGGAGCGTAACGACATGATCATCTGGTTTTTCTGTACTGACTGGATACGGGCTCACGTCAAGCAAAATGATCTTGTATGGTGAGAAAAATATGTACGAGTCATGAGGCATGAAATCAATCATTTTCGTGTGAGTATTGTTTTGAATCTGAATTGTGGCAGTCACCTGTCCGTCCCAAACGCATGTAACGTCAGAAGGACAACGTGAATCATATACGTCATGAAGAGTGAACTTTAGATTTTCAGTACTACTGATTGTTTGTCCCAAATGCAGCTTGATCCTCTTATCCGCAAAGGATTCATCAGGAAAACAAGATAAAATCAAAACTGCAAGTACAGACAAAATCATTAGTCTACTTTTCATTTTCTCTCTGTTTGATCATATGGGGAATTATTGTTACTTTTGACTAGTGTGAAACCACGTTCCAGCAATTTGTCAACTGATGAAGATTTTACACATGCAGGAGAGCCATCATGTCTTGCAACGAGAACCAATGATTCTCTGCATTGTGTCTCTTCAATTAGAATGCCTGATCTGAATTGCTTGAGTGGTGAAATAATGTAAGAGTATGGAGGATTGTGGAAAAGATCGCATACCCCGTCATTGTCTTTTTCTCCAGTTAGATGGTAACTGCCAATTATTCTGACTTTACTAGTATCTTCTGGGAAATTCACAGTTATTACATTTCCAACAATTGAAACGTCATCCCATTCATTCCCGTCAACGAGTATCATGAATATCCCTCCATACATTTTGCGAGGCAAATCCAACTGTAAAACACCCATACCTGTGGATGCAATGGATATGTCAAGTGAGGCCTCATCACAGTTTAGACTGATATCATTAATTGTTGCGCCGGTTATTTTGTATGGCATGACGTATTTCATCGGATTCTCAATTATCGTAAATGTGCCATCATGGTCTTTCATGTCGAATTCTTTTTCTGCAATTGCAGTCCCAGTAAATCCTAAAGACAGTGCAATTCCAACAATCATCAAAAGTTTGATGTTCATTTGTTCAGACTATATTTAGCAAGTTCATAAATAGTTCTAATCTTGTATCCAAAAACCTAGTCTTCATTTTCGATTCCTGCGACATACTTGCCATATTTCAACCCCATACCAGATACATTTGGATGAACTGTGGTTAGGGTGCAAGTGCCATCATCATTCCAAACATGGTCTAAGTCAATGCATCTATTTTTTGCAAAGTAAAACTCTTGGGCCTCTAAAAATATTGGGTCATGTTTGTAGTCATGAGTTTTATCATTCCACATCTCAAATAATTCTCCACGCCAATATCTTGATGCAGTAGTACTCGCATACACTATTTCCTTTAGATCAAATCTTTTCTGTTCTTCAAGACAATCCTTTAATTTTTGTTCATGAATACTGTTAAACTCTGCATTTCTATCAAAATCAGCAGATAGATATTTCTCACATGGCATATCATTTATCGATTGTTTTGCTTCTTCATATTGCAAATATTTCTCATACATAGCAAATGAAACTATTGCAAATACTACTATCAAAGATATGCCCATAATCATTAATTGACTAGTTTCCATTTACACACCCAATTCTTTCATTATACTCCATTCCCAAAGATTTAGAGATCATCGCTTGTCCACAATCAAGCGCACCTATTATGAATAGTATAAAAATTATAAATCCGATTAAGAATGCAACATATGCAATTTGCCATTTTCTTTCTCTTTTTTTCCGAGTTATTGGCAGAAAAATAATATTTACAAAATAAATCAGCCATAATTCAATCATTGCGTGGTTTTGCGTTACAATCGATAAGATTCTCTGTGGCTCTGTAAACCCCATTATCAGCGGTACTAATGTAAAAAATGCTGCTCCCAAAGATAGAATGCCTACCAATATGGCATTAATTAAAAATAAAATATTTACATCGCACCTAGTCTTCATTTTCTATTCTTTAGTTCCGGGAGTTGCACAAATTTCTTCACAATCTAATTCAGATACAGGTTTAGTCCATCCCGAAACAATACAAGAACGCTGTTCTTCATTTGCATCAATGTAATGACACTCTTGTTCTCCATAACGAAATTCTCCTGTGTCGGGTTCTGGCATAGGTATAGGTTCTCCCCATCCTCGCTCAATGAGTTTGGACATTGATTGTAATTTCACACATGCGGGGGAATTGTCTGTAACCTTGTGGATCAGTCTCAAATTGAGTTTGCATATGATGTCTTTGATATCAACTCCGTCTAACAACTGATGTCTGGGAGATTTCAATCCTTCAAAGTCTTTGGTATAATGAGCATAAAACAGATCTTCTGTAAGGTCTTGCTCGTAATTTTGCAGAACATATGATGAAGCATAATTCCTGTCTGTTCCTAGAACCGATGATTCGCCCTTTATCGGAAACGGGAATTCGTCTGCTATCCAAGTCTTACTGTCAGAATCATAATTGGGCTGTTCTCTGTATTGCTCTATTCCAAGTACAACCGCATCAAATGTGCCTGCAGGAGTATGTACAGTCTCGATTCCCTGTAGAATTATTTCTCCTCCCAAGAGCCAATTGCCATATCTGCCCCATGATGGATCTGCAAACCTTTTTGGGTCATGTTTTAGATGTACTTTTTCTGACAGGTTGGGCCCGAACCTCAGAACATCCTTTTCGGCTCCTGCATCGTCATCTGCATCATGCTTGTCATTTGCAGCAGTAATGGAAGCAAGCCACATGAGGGAACGGTACAATCCACCTTGTTTATGAAATCCGTCGGGCATGGACGTCGGAAACAGGGTGTATTCTTCCAGCTCTATGTCATATCGTATTTTTTGCATGTTTTGGCTTGTCAGAAAAACGGCATCCCATGAGGTGTAGTTCTCATGTTGTATTTTGTCTCTGATCCAGAATTTTATGTTGATCGTGTCACAGTTTTCTAGTTCTATTGTACATGTAAACTCGTACTCAAAATAATTTCCCGCTGTGAGATTCTCGCCCAGATGCCATTCTCCCGGATGGTTTGGAGACATCGTAGAAGAGGGATTGTTCTCATGATTTTCTGCAAATGATCCATCATGCATTCGAATTAGCAAAATTGCCACAGTTGTTATCAAAAGTAAGGCTTTCATTACCTATTCCTCCAAAACAACTATCGTGCCCTTCTTCCACGAATGATAATATCCGTGATATTCGTAGACTCCTGGCTCATTGAATATAATGGTGGCATTACGTCCAGGTTTTATGATCCCTGTTGTCCATTTTGGCTCCTCGCTGTACAATGTGGAAGGAGAGTCATCCTGATTAGTCCATCTAATCGTATTGTTTTTTCCGATCATCACGGTAATAACGGCAGGATCCAAATCCAGTTTTTCTGAATCTGAAATTCCAGAAGGAATCACAACCTGGACAATGTCTTGATCAATGATTTCATCATGTTCTCTGTTCATTATTGCAAATGGATAAATTTCCTCATCCAGTATCTTTTGCGTGATTTGTTTGTCCTCAAAGCAGTTGTACTCTTGTAAATATTGGATCATTTGCCTCTGTTCTATCCTATATCCTTCGGGTGAAGTGTGAATACACATTCCAAACATGTTGATTTGCCCAGTAATCAAATCCTTGATTACAACCATGTTCATCATAGGAGGTGTAACCATGCCGTTTGGCTCTACAAGATAAAATTCTGCAAATTGGGATTGAAACGTATTGAAATGTTCCATGGTTCGGGTGACATCATAACGTTCCCTGAGCAGTTTTACCTCATCCATATTTTCAAACTCTTCCAGAGTTGATGATTTGAAGGTAGACAGTGTCATTTGTTGTATTATTGAAAATGGAGGGGGTAAAAAATACAGTGCAATTATTGCAAACATGACAATTACGATTAAAATTAAATATTTTGTTCTCATTTTCTTTTTCTCAATTAAAAATACTATTCTCATTGTTAGGATCTATTATCCAATCAGTCTTTCCATAAACACCATGAAACTCACATAATTTGTCGTCCCCCATGCTAGTTTTACTGTTAAATTCACAATCGGCATTGCATTCAGATTCTGTAGATATTCCTTGAGACCCACTGCCAATAACATTGCCGTCCTCATTGGCTGTACCACTGCGAGTTATGCAAAGTCCCTGCTCCAGTTCTGGTATGACGTATCCACTTTGCAGTGCAATTACAGTTGTCGGTATCAGTATGACTATCAGAATGATCAGTCGTTTGTATTTTTTTGATTTTGGAAATAATGATGGTTTTACTACTATCAATGCAACATACAATATTGCAGATACAGTTCCAAACTTGATTAAATTATAGATAAAATAATCCGGAAGGTCATTTTGTAATGTGGGATGGTTGAAAAATCCGTTAATCAGAAGGTATGGCAGATTAATCAAATAATACGCGGCGTTTGCCCCAATGACAATCAAAATTCTTTTTCATAAGTTGTGACTATAATCAGTCATTTCCTTTTTCCCTTTTTTTAGAAAATCTACTTGAGAGTAAATGCCCATCCCAATCAGAACAAGAATGCTGGTCACAATCAAATAATTTGGAATCCCGACTAGGAATTTAAGAGGATTGAATCCTTGCGTCTCTAGAACTGATGGAAGCAGTACAAATGTGAATAGGATAAACCCAAAAAGGGTCACATACACCAAAAGCCTAGTCTTCATTTTTTCAGAAACATCCATTATTTTTGAGAATTGTAGGAGAGAAATATAACAATTCAAAGGTTCTTTGGCTGTAATCGTTGGCAAAGCACTGGTACATGTATGTCAAGTCATCCCCTTGGAAATTGCCTACAGCCAAAAACGCTATTTTGTTTTCCTGTCTCATTTCATACACGATTGCAGGTTCTTGATCTAAAACTCTGACTAACCTGTATTCACTTTCAGGATACATGTCAAGAAAAATTTGAACCATCTCTGAATTGTTTGCAGCTTCTACAATGTGTTCATCTGAGAGCATTAAGTGAAGTATTGGATTAGTTCCAAGTGTTACAAATGTAATTGCCATCAAAATTATTATCCCAATAATTATCAAAAGCCTACTCTTCATTTCCTATTTTTCCATTTTTTAACGATAAAAAATCCCACGATAATTCCGACAAGACTCAGACCAGAATACGCATAAAGCATTCCAATAGAGTTGCCTGATTCTCGAAAATCATTGGGATTGGGATCTAGAATAGGTTTGCCTGTCAGCAGATTCTGTCTTGTAAATGTTGGATCATCTATTCTGAAATTGCCTGAGTTTGGCATGCATATGCCATCTTTTAACATATTTCCTTTTTCACAAATGTCATTTTTCTCAACTACGCATTGTCCATTCTTTTCAATTGATGGTAATGGACAAGGCGGAGAATCTCCGATATGACACTGTATGTCGTCACTTACAAAGACGCCCACATGACATGATGGAATCGTGGCAGAATCCTCAGAAAATGATTCTTGGATTTGGGACGTTCCAAGGGTTACAATCATCAGCATCATCAAAAGTCTGGTTTTCATCAGGGCAAGAAGCCTCCAACATTGTCATAGTTTCGAGGTTTGTCGCAAAAGGTGCAGCGTTCCTCGCCTTTTTCGTTTTCCTGATAATCGTGAAACAACCTGCATCTGCATAATGTATGAAACAGTCGTTCTAACATTTTCTACGTATCCTGGACTTCATTTTCTTTTTCTCCAAAAGTAATACACAATTACAATCATGATTATGCTACCCAGAACAATCGGAAGTAATTGATAAGCGATATTGGTAAATGGGATTGCTTTGATGATGGGTTCCCCCTGTACTACTATTGTTTGGCCTGGACCAAGTTCCGAACCAACTTTGTCTACATTGAACTGGGTGTGAATGTGATATGTGCCAGGCTCAAGTGCTTTGGCAGACAAAGAATACTTCACAACGGAATTTCCCGGAACCTCAAATACAACATTTGGCGGGTCTCTTGCAAGCACCTCCCATCGGTTGCTTGCATCCGCAGATTCTGAAAAAATGGATGCCCATCCCCTTATGCCCTTGTCCACATTGTTGACTATGCTACCTTGAACAGTCAGGGTCTCACCCGTCTGCATGTATTGCCTGTCAAAGGTCTCGTCCTCAATTCTGATAAAACTAGTGGCAGGATGTGTCTGGATGTCATGTGCATCTGCACTTGGAATTATCTGAACAGTCCAACTAAGACATGACGCATATAACAAAGACAGAACGATGACCCTAGTCTTCATCTTCCTTCTCATCGATCATAGTGAGATGTTCTTCCAATGAAATGAACTTACAAAGATTGTTGTCAATGTAATGCGTGGAGTTTTCCCAATCAATTAACGGTTGAGTGCAGAGATTGTTTGTTTCGGGGTTAGCTCTGACTCTTTCATGACAAGCACAGCTGGCAAATATTCCTTTGAGTTGGTCGGGAGTATTCTCAATATTGTAAATATCAGTTTTTGAGTAGATGGCTATTGGAAATATCCCGTCGTCAAAAACATAAGTGAATTGTGTACTAAGCACTAGAACAAATAATGTTGAAAAAATAACTGTGCCAACTATAATCAGAAGTCTGCTCTTCATTTTTCTCTCCACTCACAAATATTGTTGTCAATGTAATATGTGCTATTTTGCCATGATGCGCCATACGCAAACCCGCCAAAGGTTCCAGTTTGTTTTATCTGCTCACATTTCTCGAGAATGTCAGCCAGTACGAAATCTTTTTGCCATTCACAGATGTCACTGTCTATGTAGTGAGTAGAATTTAAGAATTCGTAAACAGTGCCAATGATGTTTTCATCGGTATTGCAGTGATACAGGATTTTTTTGATTTGTAATGCGGCGTCTTTGTCTGCATTGTGTACCGTCATATTGCTGAATTCAGAAGTTGACATGAAGTCGACTATCTCGATGTTTTTTGTATTTTCTGTAAAGTTGATTTGCAATGCGCTTGCGACCAACTGCTCAAACTCCACATGCGGATCATCAGATAAAACAACATGTTCGGATCTGGGCCTCAAGTCATAAAGAAATTCAGGCAATGTGATTCGGATTGTCCCGTCTTCGGTCTTGTGAAAAGTAATCATCAGCGAATGCTCATCCTGATTGTGTGAGATCTCATCTACGCATCCGTTTTTTATCACGTACTGGTTTCGGTATGTCGAATTGGCAAAGTCAAGACCATAATATGCCGTGTGTATTCCCATGTCGCATTCTTGCTCTGTTTCAGAGAACGTAAAATCTGTGGAATAGTACGTAAAACCAATTAACATCATAGTAGATGCTATTGTCACAATGATTATCAAAATCCTAGTGTTCATTGTATGATGCAGTCCTCGATGATACCGTTGGGGCTAAGGTTGATCGGATCAGAAAATGATTCTCCGCCATCACTGCTGGAAACATACAAAATGCAGTTTCCTCCCAGCATGACGTCACCTATTATTTGGACATTGTTTTCGTGTATGACCGTTTTTGGAGCATCAAATGTGGGCAAAGACTCTCCAATCACATCAACTATCTCAGGTAATTCAAGCATGTCTCCTTTGTCGTCATTGCTGCTACTTGCAAAGAATATCGTTACGTCTTCATTGAAATGACCAACCTCAGAAGTTACAACGAAATAAAGTCCATTGTTCTCCTCATGCGCATACACGTGTCCATATTTTGAGCGTAATTCGTCTAACGGATGAACTGCGACAACATCAAACGTCTTCCCATGATCATCGCTTTTTGCAAACCATGTCTTGCGATGTATGTTGCCGTATCCGTCCGTATAGTCCTCTTCCCACATAACGTATACAAAGTCATCATATGAGAAGATTTGAATTCCCTGATTCTCAACTCCGTTTGATTTTGGATCAATGTTCATCCTTTTTGATTCTTCAAACGTATTGCCACCATCGTTACTACTTGTAAAAAAAAGGGTTTGTTTTTCCTTGATCAGTCCATCATCTTGCCACTCGTCAGCTAGCTCAACTGTGATTATGTAGACATTGTCATCAGATGCAGCAAGTCTGAGGGAATTTACAAAGTATCCCGTCTTGGCAATGTTGATCACGTCACTTGTATTTCCATCAGTAATCTTTCTAAAACCCATGCTTCCTGATTCATCAAAGTGATGATGCCTTTCACTTGATACCGCATAGATTATATCATCTGCAGATATCACATTCATGTATTCGACCCCGCCGTCAAACTGAAAAAACTGTTCAGGCTTGCCAAACGTATTGCCTCCATCCGCACTGGTCACGAAAACTATTCTATTTTCAGAGGCTTGATGGCTTGCTCCAGACATAAACACGTACAGAATTCCAGCAGATTCCATCATTGTTATTGGACGATATGGAAAACGGCCTGAATCATTTATGTAATCAAATGTTTTTGTATCTCCAAACGTCTTCCCGCCGTCGTTACTTTTCTTGAAAAATATTCCATCATCACCGTCTGGAGTGGTCCTGTCCTCCCACAACACGTACACGTTACTTTCAGATGCCAGAACCTGAGCTCTAGGATAAAATGACGTTCCTTGCGTAATGTTGAGTGTATCTCCTATCGAGGCGCTGTTTGTGATTTTTGTAAAATATACGTCAAAGAATTCAGAATTGATGCTTTCAGACCATACAACGTAAGTGTCTTCTTCAAATGATGATAATTCAGGATTCATGCTCTCGTTTCTGTACGTATTGCCGTCTGCATCAAAAGAGACGGCTGCAACGATCAGGCCAATTGCCGCAATGACGGATATTGTGGCTGTGAGTATGACTGCCCTCATTTCTTATCCTGTTTTGAAAGAAGGTCATAAAATTCCGTTAGATCGTTCATGAAATCATC
Coding sequences within it:
- a CDS encoding ammonia monooxygenase; the encoded protein is MRRKMKTRVIVLSLLYASCLSWTVQIIPSADAHDIQTHPATSFIRIEDETFDRQYMQTGETLTVQGSIVNNVDKGIRGWASIFSESADASNRWEVLARDPPNVVFEVPGNSVVKYSLSAKALEPGTYHIHTQFNVDKVGSELGPGQTIVVQGEPIIKAIPFTNIAYQLLPIVLGSIIMIVIVYYFWRKRK